A stretch of Solenopsis invicta isolate M01_SB chromosome 9, UNIL_Sinv_3.0, whole genome shotgun sequence DNA encodes these proteins:
- the LOC105205531 gene encoding zinc finger and BTB domain-containing protein 49 isoform X2: MNFPPFGGHFPSTIPSIHQFATDSSSGAGARYANHFPNQPPIGVPVVGKYRPENNGVQSAQSQVMMNTKVSYPNSNVHHYPNVSYSQAQSVQQRPTNSPGMQEKRSYHQQSTETINQQDVCNLLQDKEKNKEKKVEEQQRNGETTTNGTQQDYTMHQHHQQHAHTQTPATMPATWQSLATPGSTVADYLSHLPASTLPLSLHHFLKYSAESIKKESEMAQTTSVAVATTTTPNIMMSPNNKKKKKKKTPKEKKPRPKPGEIRLTTALDGSTLYCCPECHMAYPERELLEQHLLGHTLERRFVCDICGAGLKRKDHLTRHKQSHNPERPYVCTVCLKAFKRKEQLTLHFVIHSGEKRHVCTECGKGFYRKDHLRKHTRSHIARRVKAELSQNAGTQQNQQQNNVSSMQTTTVSASSVLPGGHPGPLLS, translated from the exons ATGAATTTCCCGCCGTTCGGAGGTCACTTCCCTAGCACTATACCAAGTATCCATCAATTCGCGACCGATAGTTCCAGTGGTGCGGGTGCGCGTTACGCCAATCATTTTCCCAACCAGCCTCCGATCGGAGTGCCGGTCGTGGGAAAATACCGTCCCGAGAACAACGGCGTACAATCCGCTCAATCGCAAGTGATGATGAACACGAAGGTTAGCTATCCCAACAGTAATGTTCACCATTATCCAAATGTGTCATACTCTCAAGCCCAGTCGGTTCAACAACGACCAACCAACTCGCCTGGAATGCAAGAGAAACGATCGTATCATCAG CAATCCACGGAAACCATAAATCAACAGGATGTTTGCAACTTGCTTCAAGACAAGGAAAAGAACAAGGAGAAAAAGGTAGAGGAACAACAGCGCAACGGGGAGACTACTACGAACGGTACTCAACAAGATTACACGATGCACCAACATCACCAACAGCACGCTCATACTCAGACCCCAGCAACTATGCCTGCGACATGGCAGTCGCTCGCGACTCCTGGTTCCACCGTAGCTGATTATCTTAGCCATTTACCAGCTAGCACTTTGCCATTAAGTTTACACCATTTTCTCAAGTATTCTGCCGAAAGTATCAAGAAGGAGTCGGAGATGGCGCAAACAACCTCAGTGGCTGTAGCGACTACGACAACTCCCAACATTATGATGTCAccgaataataaaaagaagaaaaagaagaagacacCGAAAGAAAAGAAACCACGTCCGAAGCCTGGCGAAATTCGTCTAACGACAGCGTTGGATGGTTCGACGTTATATTGTTGTCCGGAATGCCATATGGCGTATCCAGAACGTGAATTGTTGGAGCAGCACCTTTTAGGTCACACTTTAGAGAGAAGATTCGTTTGTGACATATGTGGTGCTGGCTTGAAACGAAAAGACCATCTTACGCGTCATAAACAGAGCCACAATCCTGAGCGACCTTACGTCTGCACAGTTTGCCTGAAGGCTTTTAAACGAAAGGAACAATTAACGTTACATTTTGTTATACATTCTGGGGAGAAACGACATGTGTGCACCGAATGCGGCAAAGGATTTTATCGGAAGGATCATTTACGGAAACACACCAGAAGTCACATCGCGAGAAGAGTGAAAGCTGAATTAAGTCAGAATGCTG GCACGCAACAGAATCAACAGCAAAATAATGTTTCGAGTATGCAAACCACAACCGTCTCAGCATCGTCTGTTCTTCCGGGTGGACATCCGGGTCCCCTCCTGTCCTGA
- the LOC105205528 gene encoding uncharacterized protein DDB_G0283697 isoform X2, with protein MEINNINDILQVITFLECLREAQLPLTLESLRKKLLIRSKNTLSVTRATTTTTPSRTSSPEPYLDMKSGPKSLLLTTRNVEADSEEYVGMCVEESRESQEFQESQKRNRSIHIHQDYYESFENEGQSASVSANDNCGDVCREDGSNDDAESQMLIGIYKNLSAMQIRSKCYKCGPLYRREGKKLFLSESRRACWIALVGSYLLIYRSERHNRPYTIYPIRGYMARPAPNIVPRDRRKSDAAFEMYSPGNETLQFIARTPKDMDQWIAKICEVGCRNEGEKKEGRRRRRSFSSSFSSFGSAEASGSGQQQQQQQQQQQQQQQQCRNPHRNVADNESSARVSDERSFERKDDTAASGKAPPLPARIPRRLPSLPPDNPLTQTVVSASYRDEDDEEDDIYHRIEDLRNVTPYQNMVLSKKKQADVESDEKKRKQQQQQEQQQQQQREISQAVLIEQSVDEAVAYDDVRIPNGEEVREEIRESRVNDVTSFRDTYDDIVTRPSRITDATSIEPFEPERNRNNDASRAGAEDKEREFYDDVQNLIPNRRFIKDQMKMSSKLEKEKKSLLGRVLGRESDKYISDKRHRYKGKVSLNSSVDKKQTTSTYDDASDLTSNRESLANEEKELPEYNCPPPPRPIYEIKSLAAENQRHSDETGDFYDDVSAYRERHDKNHDQEITLRSTRDLYTKAQRNEAVHIATYKQTESKTDGGGDSIPVPEETEHYQSPRSVGENCSIPRGDGADDDNDDDDDDDDDDDDDDDDDDDDNDDNDAAVEMEQTEELYDDIALWVDFTARQRDLVEKRENDDTKSISSDKKAWNRFAVNRKSRVTSDFNCSSETNRRCQDLVVGIGVVGNDVRAEETEDSSENNGPVKRNTFLKLISRMENSFAKVSARSPSSPSTAKSNGAPSS; from the exons ATGGAAATCAACAACATTAACGACATATTGCAAG TGATAACATTTCTGGAATGCCTTCGCGAGGCGCAGCTTCCACTTACGCTCGAGAGTTTGCGAAAGAAGCTGTTGATACGTTCGAAAAACACTCTGAGCGTTAcccgcgcgacgacgacgacgactccaAGTCGAACGTCGTCCCCGGAACCCTACTTGGACATGAAGTCTGGCCCAAAGAGCTTATTACTGACGACGAGAAACGTGGAAGCCGATTCGGAGGAATACGTAGGAATGTGCGTGGAAGAATCTCGAGAATCTCAAGAATTTCAAGAATCTCAAAAGCGCAATCGGAGCATACATATTCATCAGGATTATTACGAAAGCTTTGAGAACGAAGGGCAGAGCGCGAGCGTGTCGGCCAACGACAATTGTGGGGACGTTTGTCGAGAGGACGGTAGTAACGACGATGCTGAGAGCCAGATGCTCATCGGAATTTACAAAAATCTATCGGCGATGCAAATTAGAAGCAAGTGTTACAAATGCGGTCCGCTCTACAGGAGAGAAGGAAAAAAGTTGTTTCTATCGGAAAGCCGGCGTGCTTGCTGGATCGCATTGGTCGGATCGTATCTGCTCATCTATCGAAGCGAACGGCACAATCGACCGTACACAATTTATCCGATTCGGGGTTATATGGCCCGTCCCGCACCGAACATCGTACCTCGCGATCGACGAAAGAGCGACGCGGCCTTTGAAATGTACAGTCCTGGAAACGAAACTTTACAGTTTATCGCGAGAACACCGAAGGACATGGATCAATGGATAGCCAAGATCTGTGAGGTGGGATGTCGCAACGAGGGtgaaaagaaggaaggaagaaggcgAAGGAGATcgttctcctcctccttctcctcctttgGGTCAGCGGAGGCAAGCGGCAGtgggcagcagcagcagcagcagcagcagcagcagcagcagcagcagcagcagtgcCGTAATCCACATCGGAATGTCGCGGATAACGAGTCAAGTGCGCGAGTCAGCGACGAACGATCTTTCGAACGAAAGGATGATACAGCGGCAAGTGGAAAAGCACCTCCGCTACCGGCTCGAATACCACGTAGGCTACCCTCGTTACCGCCCGATAATCCTCTCACGCAGACAGTAGTCTCCGCCTCTTACAGGGACGAGGATGACGAAGAGGACGACATTTATCACAGAATTGAAGATTTGAGAAATGTAACGCCTTATCAAAATATGGTATTGTCGAAAAAGAAGCAGGCTGATGTTGAAAGCGACGAGAAGAAGCggaagcagcagcagcagcaggagcagcagcagcagcagcagcgagAGATCTCGCAAGCAGTTCTCATCGAGCAATCTGTCGACGAAGCTGTCGCGTACGACGACGTTCGTATCCCCAATGGGGAAGAGGTACGCGAGGAGATACGCGAGTCCCGTGTGAACGATGTGACATCCTTTCGAGACACGTACGACGATATCGTTACTAGACCTTCGCGAATCACCGACGCTACGAGCATTGAACCATTTGAACCAGAACGAAATCGGAATAACGACGCATCTCGCGCCGGTGCCGAGGATAAGGAACGAGAGTTTTACGATGACGTGCAA AACTTGATTCCGAACAGAAGATTCATCAAGGATCAGATGAAAATGTCGAGCAAGcttgaaaaggaaaaaaaatctttattggGTAGAGTTTTGGGAAGAGAATCTGACAAATATATATCGGACAAGAGACATCGCTACAAGGGTAAAGTTTCGTTGAATTCATCTGTGGATAAGAAGCAAACTACCTCTACCTACGACGACGCGTCCGATTTGACGTCGAATCGGGAATCCTTGGCGAACGAAGAGAAAGAATTACCGGAATATAATTGTCCTCCTCCACCTAGGCCAATTTACGAAATAAAATCGTTAGCAGCTGAAAATCAAAGACATTCCGACGAAACTGGAGACTTTTACGACGACGTGAGCGCTTATCGAGAACGACACGATAAAAATCACGATCAG GAAATAACGTTGCGATCGACACGCGATTTATATACGAAAGCACAAAGAAACGAAGCTGTACACATTGCGACGTACAAGCAGACGGAATCGAAGACGGACGGCGGAGGCGACTCGATTCCTGTCCCTGAAGAGACGGAGCATTATCAGTCCCCAAGAAGCGTTGGCGAGAACTGCTCTATTCCTCGTGGCGACGGTgccgacgacgacaacgacgacgacgacgacgatgacgacgacgacgacgacgacgacgacgacgacgacgacgacaacgatgatAATGACGCTGCCGTGGAAATGGAACAGACCGAAGAATTGTACGACGATATCGCGCTATGGGTCGATTTTACCGCGCGACAAAGAGACCTTGtcgaaaagagagaaaacgacGATACTAAATCGATCAGTTCCGACAAGAAGGCTTGGAATCGATTTGCCGTCAACAGAAAATCACGTGTCACGAGCGACTTTAACTGTTCCAGCGAGACGAATAGACGTTGTCAAGACCTCGTCGTTGGCATTGGCGTAGTTGGTAACGACGTTCGGGCCGAGGAGACGGAGGATTCGTCCGAGAATAATGGCCCGGTCAAAAGAAACACCTTTTTAAAGTTGATCAGCAGAATGGAAAATTCTTTCGCTAAAGTTTCCGCGAGAAGTCCGTCTTCGCCGTCGACGGCCAAGTCGAATGGTGCACCGAGCTCGTGA
- the LOC105205530 gene encoding zinc finger protein 534 encodes MAYDPRGNVKYSPNIPQRPIQVLNVAGYGYSAHPPQHSFQQTDENRNESNLRSGKELCSVQISQSVSQQSSGTQTVQKVDAATMTDPLQIDFRLTSEFLARCSSTLGLPYVTKYEDCGAGIDSTTTCREVRPKIQFEIEPQHINGMLVYHCPECAYRFDDREALHEHLEDHKQRPHICDICGASLKRKEHLDRHKQGHNKDRPYRCNMCCKAFKRNEHLARHMITHSGSKNQICTECGKAFYRKDHLKKHLQSHNSSRVKHINISQNDPHDQQPSDQGLSSFAMMMRQSGPPPLSILRT; translated from the exons ATGGCTTACGATCCACGCGGTAACGTAAAATATTCTCCAAATATTCCGCAGCGGCCAATCCAAGTACTCAACGTGGCTGGATATGGTTATTCTGCCCATCCACCGCAGCATAGTTTCCAACAAACCGACGAAAATCGGAATGAAAGTAATTTGCGTAGCGGCAAAGAGCTCTGTTCCGTGCAAATCTCACAATCAGTCTCGCAACAGTCATCCGGCACGCAGACCGTGCAAAAAGTGGACGCCGCGACTATGACGGATCCTCTGCAAATTGACTTTAGGCTTACGTCCGAGTTCCTGGCGCGTTGTTCCAGTACCTTGGGTTTGCCGTACGTAACCAAGTACGAGGACTGTGGTGCTGGTATCGATTCTACAACCACCTGTCGAGAAGTAAGACCAAAGATCCAATTTGAAATTGAACCGCAGCATATTAATG GTATGTTGGTTTACCATTGCCCCGAGTGTGCGTACAGATTTGACGATCGGGAGGCGCTTCACGAACATCTAGAAGATCACAAACAAAGACCGCATATCTGTGATATTTGCGGGGCAAGCTTGAAACGAAAGGAACACCTGGATCGCCACAAGCAAGGTCATAATAAAGATAGACCCTATCGATGTAACATGTGCTGTAAGGCGTTCAAACGTAACGAGCACTTGGCGCGTCATATGATTACTCATTCGGGTAgcaaaaatcaaatttgtacCGAGTGTGGCAAAGCTTTCTATAGAAAAGATCACTTGAAGAAACATTTACAAAGTCATAATAGCAGTCGAgtcaaacatataaatatttcgcAAAACGATCCCCATGATCAGCAACCGAGCGACCAAGGGCTGAGTAGTTTCGCTATGATGATGAGGCAATCCGGGCCTCCTCCACTTTCAATTTTACGGACATAA
- the LOC105205531 gene encoding zinc finger and BTB domain-containing protein 49 isoform X1: MVHEFRLRSAMNFPPFGGHFPSTIPSIHQFATDSSSGAGARYANHFPNQPPIGVPVVGKYRPENNGVQSAQSQVMMNTKVSYPNSNVHHYPNVSYSQAQSVQQRPTNSPGMQEKRSYHQQSTETINQQDVCNLLQDKEKNKEKKVEEQQRNGETTTNGTQQDYTMHQHHQQHAHTQTPATMPATWQSLATPGSTVADYLSHLPASTLPLSLHHFLKYSAESIKKESEMAQTTSVAVATTTTPNIMMSPNNKKKKKKKTPKEKKPRPKPGEIRLTTALDGSTLYCCPECHMAYPERELLEQHLLGHTLERRFVCDICGAGLKRKDHLTRHKQSHNPERPYVCTVCLKAFKRKEQLTLHFVIHSGEKRHVCTECGKGFYRKDHLRKHTRSHIARRVKAELSQNAGTQQNQQQNNVSSMQTTTVSASSVLPGGHPGPLLS; this comes from the exons ATG GTACATGAATTCCGCTTACGATCTGCAATGAATTTCCCGCCGTTCGGAGGTCACTTCCCTAGCACTATACCAAGTATCCATCAATTCGCGACCGATAGTTCCAGTGGTGCGGGTGCGCGTTACGCCAATCATTTTCCCAACCAGCCTCCGATCGGAGTGCCGGTCGTGGGAAAATACCGTCCCGAGAACAACGGCGTACAATCCGCTCAATCGCAAGTGATGATGAACACGAAGGTTAGCTATCCCAACAGTAATGTTCACCATTATCCAAATGTGTCATACTCTCAAGCCCAGTCGGTTCAACAACGACCAACCAACTCGCCTGGAATGCAAGAGAAACGATCGTATCATCAG CAATCCACGGAAACCATAAATCAACAGGATGTTTGCAACTTGCTTCAAGACAAGGAAAAGAACAAGGAGAAAAAGGTAGAGGAACAACAGCGCAACGGGGAGACTACTACGAACGGTACTCAACAAGATTACACGATGCACCAACATCACCAACAGCACGCTCATACTCAGACCCCAGCAACTATGCCTGCGACATGGCAGTCGCTCGCGACTCCTGGTTCCACCGTAGCTGATTATCTTAGCCATTTACCAGCTAGCACTTTGCCATTAAGTTTACACCATTTTCTCAAGTATTCTGCCGAAAGTATCAAGAAGGAGTCGGAGATGGCGCAAACAACCTCAGTGGCTGTAGCGACTACGACAACTCCCAACATTATGATGTCAccgaataataaaaagaagaaaaagaagaagacacCGAAAGAAAAGAAACCACGTCCGAAGCCTGGCGAAATTCGTCTAACGACAGCGTTGGATGGTTCGACGTTATATTGTTGTCCGGAATGCCATATGGCGTATCCAGAACGTGAATTGTTGGAGCAGCACCTTTTAGGTCACACTTTAGAGAGAAGATTCGTTTGTGACATATGTGGTGCTGGCTTGAAACGAAAAGACCATCTTACGCGTCATAAACAGAGCCACAATCCTGAGCGACCTTACGTCTGCACAGTTTGCCTGAAGGCTTTTAAACGAAAGGAACAATTAACGTTACATTTTGTTATACATTCTGGGGAGAAACGACATGTGTGCACCGAATGCGGCAAAGGATTTTATCGGAAGGATCATTTACGGAAACACACCAGAAGTCACATCGCGAGAAGAGTGAAAGCTGAATTAAGTCAGAATGCTG GCACGCAACAGAATCAACAGCAAAATAATGTTTCGAGTATGCAAACCACAACCGTCTCAGCATCGTCTGTTCTTCCGGGTGGACATCCGGGTCCCCTCCTGTCCTGA
- the LOC105205528 gene encoding uncharacterized protein DDB_G0283697 isoform X1: MEINNINDILQEVITFLECLREAQLPLTLESLRKKLLIRSKNTLSVTRATTTTTPSRTSSPEPYLDMKSGPKSLLLTTRNVEADSEEYVGMCVEESRESQEFQESQKRNRSIHIHQDYYESFENEGQSASVSANDNCGDVCREDGSNDDAESQMLIGIYKNLSAMQIRSKCYKCGPLYRREGKKLFLSESRRACWIALVGSYLLIYRSERHNRPYTIYPIRGYMARPAPNIVPRDRRKSDAAFEMYSPGNETLQFIARTPKDMDQWIAKICEVGCRNEGEKKEGRRRRRSFSSSFSSFGSAEASGSGQQQQQQQQQQQQQQQQCRNPHRNVADNESSARVSDERSFERKDDTAASGKAPPLPARIPRRLPSLPPDNPLTQTVVSASYRDEDDEEDDIYHRIEDLRNVTPYQNMVLSKKKQADVESDEKKRKQQQQQEQQQQQQREISQAVLIEQSVDEAVAYDDVRIPNGEEVREEIRESRVNDVTSFRDTYDDIVTRPSRITDATSIEPFEPERNRNNDASRAGAEDKEREFYDDVQNLIPNRRFIKDQMKMSSKLEKEKKSLLGRVLGRESDKYISDKRHRYKGKVSLNSSVDKKQTTSTYDDASDLTSNRESLANEEKELPEYNCPPPPRPIYEIKSLAAENQRHSDETGDFYDDVSAYRERHDKNHDQEITLRSTRDLYTKAQRNEAVHIATYKQTESKTDGGGDSIPVPEETEHYQSPRSVGENCSIPRGDGADDDNDDDDDDDDDDDDDDDDDDDDNDDNDAAVEMEQTEELYDDIALWVDFTARQRDLVEKRENDDTKSISSDKKAWNRFAVNRKSRVTSDFNCSSETNRRCQDLVVGIGVVGNDVRAEETEDSSENNGPVKRNTFLKLISRMENSFAKVSARSPSSPSTAKSNGAPSS; this comes from the exons ATGGAAATCAACAACATTAACGACATATTGCAAG AAGTGATAACATTTCTGGAATGCCTTCGCGAGGCGCAGCTTCCACTTACGCTCGAGAGTTTGCGAAAGAAGCTGTTGATACGTTCGAAAAACACTCTGAGCGTTAcccgcgcgacgacgacgacgactccaAGTCGAACGTCGTCCCCGGAACCCTACTTGGACATGAAGTCTGGCCCAAAGAGCTTATTACTGACGACGAGAAACGTGGAAGCCGATTCGGAGGAATACGTAGGAATGTGCGTGGAAGAATCTCGAGAATCTCAAGAATTTCAAGAATCTCAAAAGCGCAATCGGAGCATACATATTCATCAGGATTATTACGAAAGCTTTGAGAACGAAGGGCAGAGCGCGAGCGTGTCGGCCAACGACAATTGTGGGGACGTTTGTCGAGAGGACGGTAGTAACGACGATGCTGAGAGCCAGATGCTCATCGGAATTTACAAAAATCTATCGGCGATGCAAATTAGAAGCAAGTGTTACAAATGCGGTCCGCTCTACAGGAGAGAAGGAAAAAAGTTGTTTCTATCGGAAAGCCGGCGTGCTTGCTGGATCGCATTGGTCGGATCGTATCTGCTCATCTATCGAAGCGAACGGCACAATCGACCGTACACAATTTATCCGATTCGGGGTTATATGGCCCGTCCCGCACCGAACATCGTACCTCGCGATCGACGAAAGAGCGACGCGGCCTTTGAAATGTACAGTCCTGGAAACGAAACTTTACAGTTTATCGCGAGAACACCGAAGGACATGGATCAATGGATAGCCAAGATCTGTGAGGTGGGATGTCGCAACGAGGGtgaaaagaaggaaggaagaaggcgAAGGAGATcgttctcctcctccttctcctcctttgGGTCAGCGGAGGCAAGCGGCAGtgggcagcagcagcagcagcagcagcagcagcagcagcagcagcagcagcagtgcCGTAATCCACATCGGAATGTCGCGGATAACGAGTCAAGTGCGCGAGTCAGCGACGAACGATCTTTCGAACGAAAGGATGATACAGCGGCAAGTGGAAAAGCACCTCCGCTACCGGCTCGAATACCACGTAGGCTACCCTCGTTACCGCCCGATAATCCTCTCACGCAGACAGTAGTCTCCGCCTCTTACAGGGACGAGGATGACGAAGAGGACGACATTTATCACAGAATTGAAGATTTGAGAAATGTAACGCCTTATCAAAATATGGTATTGTCGAAAAAGAAGCAGGCTGATGTTGAAAGCGACGAGAAGAAGCggaagcagcagcagcagcaggagcagcagcagcagcagcagcgagAGATCTCGCAAGCAGTTCTCATCGAGCAATCTGTCGACGAAGCTGTCGCGTACGACGACGTTCGTATCCCCAATGGGGAAGAGGTACGCGAGGAGATACGCGAGTCCCGTGTGAACGATGTGACATCCTTTCGAGACACGTACGACGATATCGTTACTAGACCTTCGCGAATCACCGACGCTACGAGCATTGAACCATTTGAACCAGAACGAAATCGGAATAACGACGCATCTCGCGCCGGTGCCGAGGATAAGGAACGAGAGTTTTACGATGACGTGCAA AACTTGATTCCGAACAGAAGATTCATCAAGGATCAGATGAAAATGTCGAGCAAGcttgaaaaggaaaaaaaatctttattggGTAGAGTTTTGGGAAGAGAATCTGACAAATATATATCGGACAAGAGACATCGCTACAAGGGTAAAGTTTCGTTGAATTCATCTGTGGATAAGAAGCAAACTACCTCTACCTACGACGACGCGTCCGATTTGACGTCGAATCGGGAATCCTTGGCGAACGAAGAGAAAGAATTACCGGAATATAATTGTCCTCCTCCACCTAGGCCAATTTACGAAATAAAATCGTTAGCAGCTGAAAATCAAAGACATTCCGACGAAACTGGAGACTTTTACGACGACGTGAGCGCTTATCGAGAACGACACGATAAAAATCACGATCAG GAAATAACGTTGCGATCGACACGCGATTTATATACGAAAGCACAAAGAAACGAAGCTGTACACATTGCGACGTACAAGCAGACGGAATCGAAGACGGACGGCGGAGGCGACTCGATTCCTGTCCCTGAAGAGACGGAGCATTATCAGTCCCCAAGAAGCGTTGGCGAGAACTGCTCTATTCCTCGTGGCGACGGTgccgacgacgacaacgacgacgacgacgacgatgacgacgacgacgacgacgacgacgacgacgacgacgacgacaacgatgatAATGACGCTGCCGTGGAAATGGAACAGACCGAAGAATTGTACGACGATATCGCGCTATGGGTCGATTTTACCGCGCGACAAAGAGACCTTGtcgaaaagagagaaaacgacGATACTAAATCGATCAGTTCCGACAAGAAGGCTTGGAATCGATTTGCCGTCAACAGAAAATCACGTGTCACGAGCGACTTTAACTGTTCCAGCGAGACGAATAGACGTTGTCAAGACCTCGTCGTTGGCATTGGCGTAGTTGGTAACGACGTTCGGGCCGAGGAGACGGAGGATTCGTCCGAGAATAATGGCCCGGTCAAAAGAAACACCTTTTTAAAGTTGATCAGCAGAATGGAAAATTCTTTCGCTAAAGTTTCCGCGAGAAGTCCGTCTTCGCCGTCGACGGCCAAGTCGAATGGTGCACCGAGCTCGTGA